In Clostridium swellfunianum, a genomic segment contains:
- the deoD gene encoding purine-nucleoside phosphorylase: MIPTPHINVSEKGIIAETVLLPGDPLRAKFIAETFLENPVQFNTVRNMFGYTGTYKGKKVSVMGTGMGMPSIGIYSYELINFYGVKNVIRIGSCGSFQADVKVRDIVIGMAASTNSNYASQYGLPGSYAPTASWKLLQKAVKIAEEKGVNPKVGNILSSDIFYDEDQEVWKKWAKMGIMAVEMEAAALYMNAARAGANALCILTVSDSLVTHEATTAEERQTSFTQMMEIALELAE, translated from the coding sequence ATGATTCCAACACCACATATTAATGTTAGCGAAAAAGGAATAATAGCAGAAACTGTTTTGCTTCCAGGAGACCCTTTAAGAGCAAAGTTTATTGCTGAAACTTTTTTAGAAAACCCAGTGCAGTTTAATACTGTAAGAAATATGTTTGGCTACACAGGCACATACAAAGGAAAGAAAGTATCTGTTATGGGCACAGGGATGGGGATGCCTTCAATAGGAATATACTCTTATGAACTTATAAATTTTTATGGAGTTAAAAATGTAATCAGAATAGGTTCCTGCGGGTCTTTTCAAGCAGATGTAAAAGTTAGAGATATAGTTATAGGAATGGCAGCTTCAACAAACTCAAACTATGCTAGTCAGTATGGACTTCCTGGAAGTTATGCTCCAACCGCATCTTGGAAGCTGCTTCAAAAGGCTGTTAAAATAGCTGAAGAAAAAGGAGTTAATCCTAAGGTAGGAAACATTCTGTCTTCAGATATCTTCTATGATGAAGATCAAGAGGTATGGAAGAAATGGGCTAAGATGGGTATTATGGCAGTTGAAATGGAAGCAGCAGCACTTTATATGAATGCAGCTCGCGCTGGAGCAAATGCCCTTTGCATATTAACAGTTTCGGACTCATTAGTTACACATGAAGCGACAACAGCAGAAGAAAGGCAGACATCTTTTACTCAAATGATGGAAATCGCTTTAGAATTAGCAGAATAA
- a CDS encoding inorganic phosphate transporter, with protein MSITLESFLSQLVSNPALLIIVILTLGVILVNGWTDAPNAIATCVSTRAIGPKKAIIMATIFNFFGVFVMTVFNATVAQTIYKMVDFGGKSKDPLIALCAALFAIVLWSTAAWWLGIPTSESHALIAGLSGAAIALQGGLSGINGNEWVKVVYGLFMSTIMGLGFGFILVRTIEALFKRVDRRKSKPFFQNAQIAGGAAMAFMHGAQDGQKFMGVFMLGIFLANGQTNVTNFTIPIWLMVLCSVVMALGTSIGGYRIIKTVGMDMVKLETYQGFAADLAGAACLLVSSVMGVPVSTTHTKTTAIMGVGASKRLSAVNWSIVKEMVLAWVLTFPGCGIVGYVMAYIFMKIF; from the coding sequence ATGAGCATTACTTTAGAAAGTTTTTTGTCTCAATTAGTATCAAACCCAGCGTTACTTATTATAGTAATACTTACTTTGGGAGTTATATTAGTAAATGGTTGGACTGATGCACCTAATGCCATTGCTACCTGTGTTTCAACGAGGGCGATTGGTCCAAAGAAAGCAATAATAATGGCTACTATTTTTAATTTTTTTGGTGTTTTTGTAATGACAGTTTTCAATGCAACAGTTGCACAAACCATTTATAAGATGGTTGACTTTGGTGGAAAGTCTAAAGATCCTTTAATAGCACTATGCGCTGCTTTGTTTGCAATAGTATTATGGTCAACAGCAGCTTGGTGGCTTGGTATACCTACCAGTGAAAGTCATGCATTGATAGCAGGTTTGTCTGGAGCGGCTATAGCGCTTCAAGGTGGACTTTCTGGAATCAATGGCAACGAGTGGGTTAAAGTAGTTTATGGATTATTCATGTCCACTATTATGGGTTTAGGCTTTGGATTTATATTAGTTCGTACAATAGAAGCATTATTTAAAAGGGTTGATAGACGCAAGAGCAAACCATTTTTTCAAAATGCACAGATTGCAGGAGGAGCAGCAATGGCCTTCATGCATGGAGCTCAAGATGGACAGAAGTTTATGGGCGTGTTTATGCTTGGAATATTTCTAGCTAATGGACAAACCAATGTAACTAATTTTACTATTCCAATATGGCTAATGGTACTTTGCTCTGTTGTAATGGCACTTGGTACTTCTATAGGTGGTTACCGTATCATTAAAACAGTAGGTATGGATATGGTAAAACTGGAAACTTATCAAGGTTTTGCAGCTGACTTAGCAGGAGCAGCTTGTTTATTAGTTTCTTCTGTGATGGGTGTTCCTGTTAGTACAACTCACACGAAGACAACAGCAATTATGGGAGTTGGTGCTTCTAAAAGACTTTCTGCTGTTAACTGGAGCATAGTAAAGGAAATGGTCTTAGCTTGGGTATTAACTTTCCCTGGCTGCGGTATTGTAGGATATGTAATGGCTTATATATTTATGAAAATATTTTAA
- a CDS encoding DUF47 domain-containing protein, giving the protein MAKDRDFNYFKAFVDLSGFSLKAAEILNTILHSYDPNTIEQKVKEMHEIEHAADLERHEIMNRLVKEFLPPIEREDIISLADNIDDVIDSIEDVLIGVDIFNVQTIRPEIIKFTELIMDCCKSMNAALGEFEGFKRSKTLHAAIIEVNRLEEEGDKLYMDGVRSLYRSEKDAIQLSVWTEIYRRLEKCCDNCEEVANNIENIVMKNS; this is encoded by the coding sequence ATGGCTAAAGATAGAGATTTTAATTATTTTAAGGCGTTTGTTGATTTATCAGGCTTTTCATTAAAAGCTGCTGAAATTTTAAATACTATACTACACAGTTATGATCCAAATACAATAGAACAAAAGGTAAAAGAAATGCATGAAATTGAGCATGCTGCAGATCTTGAAAGACATGAAATAATGAATAGACTTGTAAAAGAATTTCTTCCTCCAATTGAAAGAGAGGATATTATCAGTCTTGCTGATAATATAGATGATGTAATAGACTCAATAGAAGATGTTCTAATTGGAGTTGACATATTTAATGTTCAAACAATAAGACCTGAAATAATTAAATTCACAGAATTAATTATGGACTGCTGCAAATCAATGAATGCAGCTTTAGGAGAATTTGAAGGCTTTAAAAGATCAAAGACTCTTCATGCTGCAATAATAGAAGTTAACCGCCTAGAGGAAGAAGGCGATAAACTTTATATGGATGGAGTAAGAAGTCTTTATAGAAGTGAAAAAGATGCTATTCAGCTGTCAGTTTGGACAGAGATATATAGAAGATTAGAGAAGTGCTGCGATAACTGTGAAGAAGTAGCAAATAACATTGAAAACATAGTAATGAAGAATTCATAA